The Salinigranum marinum genome contains a region encoding:
- a CDS encoding sacsin N-terminal ATP-binding-like domain-containing protein: MKNSELASISDIQFRHVDTYESNPDRIEADAGTERQDRADYEGRFVFELLQNAVDEMGSIDEPQVRFELTEDRLLVANNGTVFSYNDLYALTLTTRTTKAGETTIGHKGRGFTSVLGVTDNPRVFSDEVQAQFSREMTAELLNNNDHLSAEQDDDLAADKVPLLCIPHETTTPSRVRELLNDGFTTVFELPLREPARHRESIHTKLNGLDANTVALLPELKKIKISCLEQDWEWKISRHDMAGCDATLIRLTTDTADVLEETRTDWFCLFERTDLNQEQISERADLTRPEVEAMGELSVGIAFTATPIGTPPSLRPKDWKLTPVYGDTNDQPPYLHVFLPTKERSPIPALVTGTFQSDTSRRNLTLNYDDAREYDGQFNALLFTAVGQLLADRVIPFFEQSATSAAGLLDTLDPSLGQRRDWSFTQGTVEDCLFEAIRTGLTSVEFLPSARSDRRVAIDDITLPPTSAQLSDLGADFVSLLQSGDRQINDQSRVPAAELSTHQHAQTLVAYGASQYDAPSIPEALDAVSVDPSLRVVDEREFGRTPPDDDESCHLTIDPVLEYLVRLRKTLESDEDRSAFDEACRQHAVFPIEIITDQDGMKYARRGSNETGTIFMPPEGDITTDALPTLEFLPRELYHGTNADRAAPLREDVLPANFDADVQAIWDINDYLFSQVFDTAISPHLPGPNSPNADSSILASDDVLRTIREMTDVQSPENERSPESPLLYQSAKKPFSALAQLPVPTQTTDGDVEWNPAHRVYFNSTWQSALGRPEDAHIEPFLDAVAAQTDSERFDPKFLASPAWFTPDEDEPHSKTLEAWAAFFSWLGVSEHIRPLPLFAPGERQSYRQTQGLNRPPKSTITASDDLRSDGAKSADNRYTGLTEAEWQAYRDHLVGAVTPEIPDPDEQYLFQVNSLEYASETLSAAKQSDAVGSRLLTHLMHWWDHGLSARRHATVAEFTNERWRGSNVSYVFNPDEQRSLGWNLWVWQIRQARWVPTAFDAVRPTAAWSLPRRDRDRFSLEVNGMQPLLPFVHGDFPTRKTETTINFEELTDTLGIGVRLEQDTFSPQDAERVISRIGELLDWTDNDLAQYSSAVELLYTRVAELLPRLKRGDPITGDWAPEQSELADALVLCRVDDEYALRRASDTYFIRSRSSRDRYGSLGLPLLAMFKPEAVSLGEYCGATDLRTAVEEQPGYGDERPLPTAISGFEIDAKWLQTVLAALVLRLRTSRPSSALVDQDTARTQSFLENIVFVTDLDLNISLTDGSWNRNLDPKPQPYHIERDGDTIETILIDATLDREEFVEALTGAYTDRLDVPQYYEAVNNLVDHAFGNPTPAIALRERLRTVGSEVPTGQVEATRVTLFEGTEASPTGEADVGHPPEPEIDHNGAFNPDRSTHADPSNGESIASTGTGGTSAHSSRVPSIETVTRIGDRRIAESFRNADVSIDQANNGSRQPSGNRRSTSGSHSGGGPASQEYRDKIDAFGMAVTLDAERIRLTDENESDPESKVFDVHTPEEYEKHRETSKLLEQAIHRFAETRGLSATENPLDRNWPGFDILTIRTDDSGSPIIDRCIELKTSGRNTQKPSLSWNEWKAAGGPLSEHYYLYVARNIRLGNSGDAELLEIPQPFDRLRNRRRDTRERNVQVDLRSFDFSEDPIVERPIEWEE; the protein is encoded by the coding sequence ATGAAAAATTCCGAGCTGGCCTCGATCTCGGATATTCAATTCCGGCACGTGGATACATACGAGAGTAATCCGGATCGAATCGAGGCTGACGCAGGTACCGAACGTCAGGACCGCGCTGATTACGAGGGCCGGTTCGTTTTCGAGTTGCTGCAGAACGCCGTGGACGAAATGGGTAGCATTGACGAACCACAGGTGCGGTTTGAACTCACAGAAGATCGACTCCTCGTTGCGAACAACGGCACGGTGTTCTCGTACAACGATCTCTACGCGCTGACGCTCACAACGCGGACGACGAAAGCTGGCGAGACTACTATCGGCCACAAGGGCCGCGGATTCACGTCCGTTCTCGGAGTCACAGACAACCCGCGTGTATTTTCAGATGAAGTGCAGGCGCAGTTCAGCCGAGAAATGACAGCAGAGTTACTAAATAACAACGATCATCTCTCTGCTGAGCAGGACGACGACCTCGCCGCAGATAAGGTGCCCTTGCTTTGTATTCCGCACGAGACAACGACCCCATCGAGAGTCCGGGAGCTCCTGAACGATGGGTTCACGACTGTGTTCGAACTCCCGCTTAGGGAACCTGCACGGCACCGTGAATCGATCCATACGAAACTCAACGGACTTGACGCGAACACGGTCGCGCTGCTACCAGAACTTAAGAAAATCAAGATCAGTTGTCTGGAGCAGGACTGGGAATGGAAAATTTCCCGACATGACATGGCCGGCTGTGACGCGACGCTTATCAGGCTCACCACAGACACAGCGGATGTCCTGGAGGAGACACGCACCGATTGGTTCTGCCTATTCGAACGCACTGATCTTAATCAAGAGCAGATATCGGAACGTGCGGATCTAACCCGACCAGAGGTCGAGGCGATGGGCGAATTGAGCGTTGGCATCGCCTTCACCGCAACACCCATAGGTACCCCACCCTCCCTTCGACCCAAGGATTGGAAACTAACGCCCGTGTATGGCGATACTAACGACCAACCACCGTATCTTCACGTCTTTCTCCCGACGAAAGAACGTAGTCCAATTCCCGCGCTCGTGACTGGGACCTTCCAGTCAGACACCTCTCGCCGAAATCTCACACTCAACTATGATGACGCACGCGAGTACGACGGTCAGTTCAACGCTCTCCTGTTCACGGCTGTCGGCCAACTCCTCGCAGATCGCGTCATCCCGTTCTTTGAACAGTCTGCAACGTCGGCGGCGGGCCTGCTTGACACCTTAGACCCGTCGTTAGGGCAACGTCGTGACTGGTCGTTCACCCAGGGGACTGTCGAGGACTGTCTCTTCGAGGCGATCAGGACAGGGCTCACATCCGTCGAATTCCTGCCGAGCGCGCGCTCTGACCGGCGCGTTGCCATCGATGACATTACACTACCCCCCACGTCCGCACAACTCTCGGACTTGGGTGCAGACTTCGTGTCACTCCTCCAATCAGGTGACCGTCAGATAAACGATCAGTCACGAGTCCCAGCAGCAGAACTCTCGACCCACCAGCATGCGCAGACGTTAGTCGCCTACGGTGCGTCACAGTACGATGCACCATCGATACCAGAGGCCCTCGATGCTGTTTCTGTAGATCCTTCCCTCCGCGTCGTCGACGAGCGTGAATTCGGACGAACCCCACCGGATGACGACGAATCGTGCCATCTCACGATTGATCCAGTACTTGAATACCTCGTTCGTCTGCGCAAGACGCTGGAGAGCGACGAGGACCGATCGGCTTTCGACGAGGCGTGCCGCCAACACGCCGTCTTCCCTATCGAGATCATTACCGACCAAGATGGGATGAAGTACGCTAGACGCGGTTCGAACGAAACTGGCACGATTTTCATGCCACCAGAGGGCGACATTACAACGGACGCCCTACCGACGCTCGAATTTCTCCCACGTGAACTGTATCACGGCACGAACGCCGACCGCGCGGCGCCACTTCGAGAAGACGTACTCCCGGCGAATTTCGACGCCGACGTTCAGGCGATCTGGGACATCAACGACTATCTGTTCTCACAAGTTTTCGACACCGCAATCAGCCCACATCTTCCTGGACCAAACTCACCGAATGCGGACTCATCCATCCTTGCGTCCGATGACGTGCTACGAACGATCCGGGAGATGACGGACGTCCAATCGCCCGAAAACGAACGCAGTCCAGAGTCCCCTCTTCTCTACCAGTCCGCAAAAAAACCGTTTTCAGCGCTCGCACAGCTCCCCGTTCCGACGCAGACAACAGATGGAGATGTCGAGTGGAATCCTGCACACCGCGTGTACTTCAACTCGACTTGGCAATCCGCACTCGGCCGCCCCGAAGACGCTCACATCGAACCGTTCCTCGACGCCGTTGCCGCGCAAACCGATTCCGAACGGTTCGATCCAAAGTTCCTGGCTTCACCTGCATGGTTCACTCCTGACGAGGACGAACCGCACTCGAAGACGCTTGAAGCGTGGGCAGCGTTCTTCTCGTGGCTCGGCGTTTCCGAACACATTCGTCCACTACCACTGTTCGCACCAGGTGAACGGCAGAGCTATCGTCAGACACAAGGCCTCAACCGACCGCCGAAATCGACGATCACAGCTTCCGATGACCTCCGATCTGACGGCGCGAAGTCTGCCGACAATCGGTACACAGGACTTACCGAAGCGGAATGGCAAGCGTATCGTGACCACCTCGTGGGCGCGGTAACCCCGGAGATTCCCGATCCGGATGAGCAGTACCTGTTCCAGGTAAACTCCTTAGAGTACGCGTCAGAAACCCTCTCGGCCGCGAAACAATCTGACGCGGTTGGCAGCCGCCTCCTGACGCACCTCATGCACTGGTGGGACCACGGTCTCTCCGCACGGCGACACGCGACAGTCGCGGAGTTCACCAACGAACGATGGCGTGGGAGTAACGTCAGTTACGTGTTCAACCCCGACGAACAACGGTCGCTTGGCTGGAACCTGTGGGTGTGGCAAATTCGGCAAGCTCGCTGGGTCCCGACAGCGTTCGACGCCGTGCGCCCCACGGCCGCGTGGAGCCTTCCACGCAGAGATCGTGACCGCTTCAGCCTCGAAGTGAACGGGATGCAGCCCTTGCTGCCGTTCGTGCACGGGGACTTCCCAACCAGAAAAACCGAGACGACTATCAATTTCGAAGAACTCACCGACACACTCGGCATTGGGGTGCGACTGGAGCAAGACACGTTCTCGCCACAGGACGCCGAGCGCGTGATCAGTCGTATCGGGGAGTTACTCGATTGGACCGATAACGACCTCGCCCAGTACAGCAGTGCCGTCGAACTACTCTACACACGTGTCGCAGAGCTTCTCCCAAGACTGAAGCGCGGTGATCCTATCACCGGAGACTGGGCCCCCGAACAAAGTGAACTCGCGGACGCCCTCGTACTCTGTAGGGTTGACGACGAATACGCCCTCAGACGCGCGAGCGACACCTACTTCATCCGGTCACGCAGCAGCCGCGACCGCTATGGGAGCCTCGGTCTTCCGCTCCTCGCTATGTTCAAACCGGAAGCCGTCAGTCTCGGAGAGTACTGCGGCGCGACTGACTTGCGAACTGCCGTTGAGGAACAACCCGGATACGGCGATGAACGCCCCCTCCCGACAGCCATCTCAGGCTTCGAGATCGACGCCAAGTGGCTTCAGACAGTCCTCGCAGCACTCGTCCTACGGCTCCGGACGAGTCGCCCGTCATCCGCACTCGTCGACCAAGACACTGCCCGAACACAATCATTTCTCGAGAACATCGTGTTCGTTACCGACCTCGATCTCAACATCTCGCTCACCGACGGCAGCTGGAACCGAAACCTCGACCCGAAACCGCAGCCATACCACATTGAACGCGACGGTGACACGATTGAAACGATCCTCATCGACGCGACACTTGACCGAGAGGAGTTCGTTGAAGCACTCACCGGCGCGTACACCGACCGGCTCGATGTTCCCCAGTACTACGAGGCCGTAAACAACCTCGTAGACCACGCGTTCGGGAACCCAACGCCAGCCATCGCGTTACGTGAGCGACTCCGTACCGTGGGGAGCGAAGTCCCGACCGGCCAAGTTGAGGCAACCCGTGTCACCCTCTTCGAAGGTACCGAGGCCTCGCCAACTGGAGAGGCTGACGTAGGTCACCCACCCGAACCAGAGATAGATCATAACGGTGCGTTCAATCCCGACCGAAGCACACACGCCGACCCAAGCAATGGCGAATCAATAGCATCCACTGGCACAGGTGGAACCAGCGCACACTCTTCGCGCGTCCCAAGTATCGAAACAGTCACTCGAATCGGAGACCGTCGAATCGCCGAATCATTCCGGAATGCCGACGTGTCTATAGACCAAGCCAACAACGGCAGTCGCCAGCCCTCAGGGAACAGGCGTTCTACATCCGGTAGTCATAGCGGCGGTGGACCCGCATCACAGGAGTACCGTGACAAGATTGACGCGTTCGGCATGGCAGTTACACTCGATGCAGAGCGAATCCGACTAACTGACGAGAACGAATCAGATCCGGAATCGAAGGTATTCGACGTCCATACGCCAGAAGAATACGAGAAGCACCGTGAGACCTCAAAACTCCTCGAACAAGCGATCCATCGATTCGCAGAAACACGCGGTCTTTCCGCCACAGAAAACCCTCTTGACCGCAACTGGCCTGGATTTGATATCTTGACCATCCGAACCGACGACAGCGGCAGCCCAATTATTGACCGCTGCATCGAGCTCAAAACATCTGGGCGAAACACTCAAAAACCGTCCCTCTCGTGGAACGAATGGAAAGCCGCGGGTGGGCCGCTCAGCGAACACTACTACCTCTATGTCGCCCGAAACATCCGGCTCGGCAACAGTGGCGACGCAGAACTCCTCGAAATACCACAACCGTTCGACCGGTTACGTAACAGACGACGCGACACACGCGAACGGAACGTACAGGTGGATCTCCGCAGCTTCGACTTCAGCGAGGACCCAATCGTCGAACGTCCAATCGAGTGGGAGGAATAA
- a CDS encoding transcription initiation factor IIB family protein: MNTDAILPALSDERTLFGDASSHDGCEIECPDCDESQPITDGHETYCPDCGLILEEAYLDCGPEWMPYDANEKRRVGSPVTPTRHDRGISAEIGWGRDGYGHELPSSKRHHLRRLRRWDRQARYDGKAAQNLAHGLSEIRRLGSVLELSESLREEASHLFRRAQSADLIVGRSIESMASAAVFAACRQRRLPRFLDEVAEVSYVDRGKVRLAYRALNRELKLQIPPPLPTDFLPRIASETAVSEPIQSRAHKLCSSPTVVAHTSGRNPSGVAAACLYQATRELNGYGSVRQSDLAAAARVTVVSLRSAWKTLEELDLPEGSVRSSNRLRTRSEVCRETRSNER, from the coding sequence ATGAACACAGATGCAATTCTCCCCGCACTGAGTGATGAGCGGACGCTATTCGGTGATGCTTCATCCCATGATGGATGTGAGATCGAGTGCCCCGACTGTGACGAGAGCCAACCGATCACCGATGGCCACGAAACGTACTGTCCCGACTGCGGACTCATACTCGAAGAGGCGTATCTCGATTGTGGCCCGGAGTGGATGCCGTATGACGCGAACGAGAAGCGGCGTGTCGGCAGTCCAGTAACGCCGACCCGGCACGACAGAGGAATCTCTGCGGAAATTGGCTGGGGCCGAGACGGCTATGGGCACGAACTCCCCTCCTCCAAGCGCCACCACCTCCGTCGGCTCCGTCGGTGGGATCGACAGGCCCGCTACGACGGGAAAGCAGCGCAGAATCTCGCCCATGGATTGAGCGAAATTCGTCGCTTGGGGAGTGTACTCGAACTCTCGGAATCCCTCCGGGAAGAAGCGAGCCACCTGTTTCGCCGAGCTCAGTCAGCTGATCTCATCGTCGGCCGGTCCATCGAATCGATGGCGAGCGCGGCGGTGTTCGCCGCCTGTCGGCAACGACGACTCCCACGGTTTCTCGACGAAGTAGCGGAGGTGTCCTACGTCGACCGCGGGAAGGTCCGCCTCGCGTATCGAGCCCTCAACAGAGAACTCAAACTTCAGATCCCGCCGCCACTTCCGACTGACTTCCTTCCTCGGATCGCCAGTGAGACCGCGGTCTCTGAGCCAATCCAGTCACGGGCACACAAACTGTGTTCCTCACCGACTGTCGTGGCACACACCAGTGGGCGGAATCCGTCCGGTGTCGCAGCAGCCTGTCTCTACCAGGCGACTCGCGAACTGAATGGTTACGGCTCCGTCCGGCAGTCTGACCTCGCGGCGGCTGCACGAGTTACCGTGGTCAGTCTTCGGAGTGCATGGAAGACGCTCGAAGAACTCGATTTACCAGAGGGTTCGGTGCGTAGCTCTAATCGATTGAGGACACGCAGCGAGGTGTGTCGTGAGACCCGATCAAATGAACGGTAA
- a CDS encoding DUF555 domain-containing protein, whose protein sequence is MSRSKQYWVTLSVPWLVRGAHAVQDAINIAVSEAGKRVSEADHPHVHRCDITVQTLSCTTCGTPMEAVLVIAEAALVGLTLECAVSVRSPEDAEQRTRREFGTEFDGTPLLPVGTVRADQSPDKE, encoded by the coding sequence ATGAGCCGTTCCAAGCAGTACTGGGTGACGCTGTCGGTCCCGTGGCTCGTTCGAGGAGCCCACGCGGTACAGGACGCGATCAACATCGCCGTCAGTGAAGCTGGAAAGCGAGTGAGCGAGGCAGATCACCCACACGTCCATCGTTGCGACATCACTGTCCAGACGCTCTCCTGTACGACCTGTGGGACACCGATGGAGGCGGTGCTCGTCATCGCCGAGGCAGCACTCGTTGGCCTGACGCTCGAGTGTGCCGTCTCAGTGCGATCACCTGAGGACGCCGAGCAGAGGACCCGGCGTGAATTCGGGACAGAGTTCGACGGGACGCCACTCCTCCCGGTTGGGACTGTCAGGGCAGATCAGTCGCCTGACAAAGAGTGA
- a CDS encoding VOC family protein: MTTSSNSDVLSRGTRIGRTALRVNDLDELTRFYRTVVGLNVLDESDTRSVLGVADTPLLVLEEDADAPTRHRSGTGLYHIAFRVPSRAALGDALARIRDQWQLGGASDHWVSEALYLTDPEGNGIEIYRDYPREEWPIADDGTVRISTEPLDLDSIEAAATGDSQVPHGTDIGHVHLEVSSLDAFGDFYVDALGFEVQTTVSAASFVSAGGYHHHIGANTWHHRTSPVSGRGLSWFEVFVPERESLDAVQERLAAREVPLTETDDSLVVHDPDEIEIRIRVDPANQ; the protein is encoded by the coding sequence ATGACCACATCATCGAATTCAGATGTACTCTCACGGGGAACGCGAATCGGTCGAACGGCACTCCGCGTCAATGATCTCGACGAGCTGACCCGGTTCTACCGAACCGTCGTTGGCCTCAACGTGCTAGACGAGTCCGACACCCGTTCGGTGCTCGGTGTTGCGGACACCCCCCTGCTCGTCCTGGAGGAGGATGCAGACGCACCCACCCGGCACCGATCTGGCACCGGGCTCTACCACATCGCCTTCCGAGTTCCCTCGCGAGCGGCGCTCGGTGACGCGCTGGCTCGGATCCGGGACCAGTGGCAACTCGGTGGCGCCTCGGACCACTGGGTCAGCGAGGCGCTGTACCTCACGGATCCGGAAGGAAACGGGATCGAAATCTACCGCGACTACCCCCGCGAGGAGTGGCCCATCGCCGATGACGGGACGGTTCGGATCAGCACAGAGCCGCTCGACCTCGACAGCATCGAAGCGGCGGCCACAGGTGACAGTCAGGTCCCTCACGGGACGGACATCGGCCACGTCCATCTCGAAGTCTCCTCGCTGGACGCGTTCGGGGACTTCTACGTGGACGCCCTCGGGTTCGAGGTGCAAACAACAGTGTCTGCCGCGTCATTCGTGTCCGCGGGTGGATATCACCACCACATCGGGGCGAATACATGGCACCACCGGACGAGCCCAGTCAGCGGGCGGGGACTGTCGTGGTTCGAGGTGTTCGTCCCGGAACGGGAGTCACTCGATGCGGTCCAAGAGCGGCTCGCGGCTCGCGAGGTTCCACTCACCGAGACGGATGACAGTCTCGTCGTCCACGACCCCGATGAGATCGAGATTCGCATTCGAGTTGACCCCGCGAATCAGTAG
- a CDS encoding DoxX family protein, with protein MALETAAGGLAFLMGRLVFGALLGFMGIGHFTGLDGMSGYAKAKGVPAPRFAVILSGLMLIVGGLAIALGVYPLVGAAVIALFFLGVTPVMHDFWTVDDPEQRQAEMTNFLKNATLFGAALVLVALSGTAWPYAFNIGL; from the coding sequence ATGGCGCTGGAGACCGCAGCCGGTGGCCTCGCTTTCCTGATGGGTCGGCTCGTCTTCGGCGCCCTCCTCGGGTTCATGGGTATCGGTCACTTCACGGGCCTCGACGGAATGAGTGGCTACGCCAAGGCCAAGGGCGTTCCAGCCCCCCGGTTCGCCGTCATCCTATCCGGCCTCATGCTCATCGTGGGCGGGCTCGCCATCGCGCTCGGCGTCTACCCACTGGTCGGCGCGGCGGTAATCGCCCTGTTCTTCCTCGGGGTGACGCCGGTCATGCACGACTTCTGGACGGTCGATGACCCCGAACAGCGCCAGGCCGAGATGACGAACTTCCTGAAGAACGCCACGCTCTTCGGCGCGGCCCTCGTCCTCGTCGCACTCAGTGGCACCGCCTGGCCGTACGCGTTCAATATCGGCCTCTAA
- a CDS encoding SDR family NAD(P)-dependent oxidoreductase, translating to MELQHSTVLVTGATGNMGPYVTDSLVDHGANVIGTYVTATARDDVESRAEHADEVSYYQVDLTDQAAVESFAETVVDEHGSVDHIVGLAGGFSMGGIGDTDGAAFRAALDRHATTAFLTVRAFVDYLDDQSGVVLFSSDRAIDPVPGTLAYNVGKGAVRTLAESLDSELDARVNAVAPFLIDVPGNREAMPDADFSTWTAPDAVVDEILHLLRNEGVRGQIVQMTGGQPEVEN from the coding sequence ATGGAACTACAACACTCGACGGTGCTCGTGACCGGTGCGACCGGTAACATGGGGCCGTACGTGACGGATTCGCTCGTCGACCACGGGGCCAACGTCATCGGTACCTACGTCACCGCCACGGCGAGAGATGACGTCGAGAGCCGCGCCGAGCACGCCGACGAGGTATCGTACTACCAGGTCGATCTGACCGACCAGGCGGCGGTCGAATCCTTCGCCGAGACGGTCGTCGACGAACACGGGTCGGTCGATCACATCGTCGGCCTCGCTGGCGGCTTCTCGATGGGGGGCATCGGCGATACCGACGGTGCTGCGTTCAGGGCCGCACTGGATCGTCACGCGACGACGGCGTTCCTGACCGTCCGGGCCTTCGTGGACTACCTGGATGACCAGAGCGGCGTTGTCCTGTTCAGCTCTGACCGTGCAATCGATCCGGTCCCGGGAACGCTCGCGTACAACGTTGGGAAGGGTGCGGTTCGCACGCTGGCCGAGTCGTTGGACAGCGAACTCGATGCCCGCGTCAATGCAGTCGCCCCGTTCCTCATCGACGTGCCGGGGAACCGTGAGGCGATGCCAGACGCCGACTTCTCGACGTGGACGGCTCCGGATGCCGTCGTCGACGAAATACTCCATCTGCTGAGGAACGAAGGCGTGAGGGGCCAGATCGTCCAGATGACCGGCGGCCAGCCGGAGGTGGAGAACTGA
- a CDS encoding helix-turn-helix domain-containing protein: MATQPPSSETGEETEVERRNADVCNVVGSIEEIGSKWKLIVLNDLRDGEKRFNELKRSTGASSYTLSRVLDDLEEDGFIKNRKEFESPVASYYTLSEKGNALCPVFETLDAWGEDWL; the protein is encoded by the coding sequence ATGGCCACCCAACCACCATCGTCTGAGACTGGCGAAGAGACCGAGGTCGAACGGCGGAATGCAGACGTCTGCAACGTCGTGGGCTCGATCGAGGAGATCGGGTCGAAGTGGAAACTCATCGTCCTCAACGACCTGCGTGACGGCGAAAAGCGGTTCAACGAACTCAAGCGCTCGACGGGCGCGAGCTCCTACACGCTCTCTCGTGTGCTTGATGACCTGGAGGAGGACGGGTTCATCAAGAACCGCAAGGAGTTCGAATCGCCGGTCGCGAGTTATTACACGCTGAGCGAGAAGGGGAATGCCCTCTGTCCCGTATTCGAGACGCTCGATGCCTGGGGCGAGGACTGGTTGTAG
- a CDS encoding trimeric intracellular cation channel family protein yields the protein MNTIGLVAFALVGATKAIREEFDMFGVTVVGLATAFAGGMTRDILVNRVPLALSSPVEIGLGLLGVGLALGVSAALESADTHPLTQLSDAIGLAAFTTTGAIVATQAGIPAFGVVAIATINAVGGGAVADILLDRSPFILLDDFYASCAVLGGSTYWVVVTAGGSNGIAAVVCAAMVVGTRIAALIFGWSLPTAQILGLTRK from the coding sequence ATGAACACGATCGGGCTCGTCGCCTTCGCGCTGGTTGGCGCAACCAAGGCAATACGCGAAGAGTTCGATATGTTCGGCGTCACAGTGGTCGGCCTCGCCACGGCGTTCGCCGGCGGGATGACCCGCGATATCCTCGTCAATCGAGTTCCGCTCGCACTCAGCTCACCCGTCGAAATCGGCCTCGGATTGCTCGGTGTCGGACTGGCTCTTGGAGTGAGTGCTGCACTCGAATCAGCCGACACGCATCCACTGACACAGCTCTCGGACGCGATCGGGCTCGCAGCGTTCACCACGACCGGCGCCATCGTTGCAACGCAGGCCGGCATCCCCGCCTTCGGTGTCGTCGCAATCGCGACGATCAACGCGGTCGGGGGTGGTGCCGTTGCGGATATTCTGCTGGATCGCTCGCCGTTCATCCTGCTCGACGATTTCTACGCCAGCTGTGCCGTGCTGGGTGGCAGCACATACTGGGTCGTCGTCACTGCCGGCGGCTCGAACGGAATCGCTGCAGTGGTGTGTGCAGCGATGGTCGTTGGAACACGAATCGCGGCACTCATTTTCGGGTGGTCACTCCCGACAGCACAGATACTGGGGCTCACACGGAAGTAA
- a CDS encoding MarR family transcriptional regulator produces MISKSQFRLLSYLIDKSEREVPISTLADRLGWNAGHTSRVVSELEARGCVRTTSVGRQKLVTLSEIEPVEQLEALITEYGHVDFAELVAGSGLQLLYYLDRRRTATELTELSDLSRATVYRRLNDLQAVGVIGKSKSHYLLNEPFSSLSSIARGLAHHEHRREAERYADGVNILWETHEEYLIACDSEISDDGFHLTGPSLFAEYGIPLLTRSRQHYFRSDRITAVSPAELVCHTLLIDDGSRYRTYSLLLIQKEAIEQAPLKECAEYYDPEADIDLLAIVDKLVEYLDSKGAVTSDRLPAWEEFKSTATDYEINV; encoded by the coding sequence ATGATTAGTAAGAGTCAATTTCGGCTCTTGTCATATCTAATAGATAAATCAGAACGAGAGGTACCAATCAGTACGCTCGCTGATCGACTTGGATGGAATGCTGGACACACATCTCGGGTCGTCTCCGAATTGGAAGCACGAGGGTGTGTGCGAACCACTAGTGTAGGGCGTCAAAAGCTGGTCACACTTAGTGAAATTGAGCCAGTCGAACAACTCGAAGCCCTGATAACCGAGTACGGCCACGTTGACTTCGCTGAACTCGTTGCTGGGTCTGGGCTTCAACTGCTCTATTACCTGGATCGCAGACGAACGGCAACTGAGCTTACTGAATTAAGCGATCTCAGCCGAGCCACTGTATATCGTCGATTAAACGACTTACAGGCAGTGGGAGTAATCGGGAAGTCTAAGTCACACTACCTGCTCAACGAGCCGTTTTCGAGCCTATCATCAATCGCGCGAGGACTGGCCCACCACGAGCATCGACGCGAAGCGGAACGCTACGCAGACGGAGTGAATATTCTCTGGGAAACTCACGAAGAATATCTTATTGCGTGCGATAGTGAGATCAGCGACGATGGATTCCATTTGACCGGCCCCTCACTCTTCGCTGAGTACGGTATTCCTCTCCTCACACGTAGTCGTCAGCACTACTTCCGTTCCGACCGAATCACAGCGGTCTCTCCGGCAGAGTTGGTGTGTCACACGTTATTGATCGATGACGGGTCACGTTATCGAACCTACAGTCTGCTCTTGATCCAGAAAGAGGCAATCGAACAAGCACCGCTAAAGGAGTGTGCAGAATACTACGATCCCGAAGCAGACATTGATTTGCTCGCAATCGTTGACAAACTCGTTGAGTACCTAGATAGCAAGGGAGCGGTGACTTCAGACCGACTTCCTGCTTGGGAAGAGTTCAAAAGTACAGCAACAGACTACGAGATTAACGTATGA